GAGTAGGTTTTCTAATTTTATCCCATACATAGAGAAACTTGAGGGGTTTTTAAAAGCTGTCCTAGCTTGTGTGCCTGTCGAAGTGCGAGAGGGGTGGTAGATAGAGCAATGTGTGTAAATCATCTTCTGTTCAGAACAAGACAGAGGTAGTTAAAGAGGGAATCCACCACAGGCGTTTTGTCTTTGAACTCCTCTGCTTATTTCATTAGGCTTTAGCAGAAAGGTAGCTGACCTAAAGAACAAAGAGACAATTAATCTCCTGCTTCCACATCGCCTGGGGAGACTCGCATTAGATAACACACATGGCCCACTGCTGTATTTGTCCCCACTAACATGGACGTTTCTTCCATTTTAAGTTAACAGCGTGTTATTTCTCTGCTCTCATTCCCTGTGTGGTCTCCTTCGCAGGTAGTGGGCGTGTGAACCTGGTGCCTCTGCCCTCTGTGGTGACCAGTCCTCGTGACGTGGCGCTGGCCGCAGTCATCTGCAGCGCTCTGGCTACGGTCCTGCTGGCGCTGCTGGTTCTGTGCGTCATCTACTGCAAGAGGCAGCTGCTGGAGAAGAAGCCCAGCGGTCAGTCAGGATGCCCTCCTCCTATgtgttgtattttctttatttctcaaagaaacatttatatgttttcttATTAATCCCTTCTTTATGAGTGTGGCTTTGATAAACTGAATGGCTGGTAAAGATGTGCAAGTCGTAATCTTTTACTAAAATGTGCAGGACGACATCACAGAGACTCCAGAATTGGAGTatttttagctctttttttgtcatttttgcaaCCTAATTTTGTAGAAGCAAAGAAATTTTATCCACAAGCAACAAAAGCAAGTCTTAAGGTCCCTGCAAGactaaaaaagacatttttgcgATGTTGTTTGGTGAAATGGGTTCTTGTTAACACGTACAAGTACAAAATCAATATATGTAGTTTGAGTTAATGGGTTCAATGTGAGATTTTGGAGGTCATCTTTAGGTTTCACTCTCTGAAGGTCATtatcaataattaaaacttcaaaaGGATTCGAACATAAAACTGAGACTTGTGGAGCTCCACACAtagcagagaaaacaaacatattttaggtattttgtcctttagtttaatatcactaaaaatgattatttctaAAACTTCTGACCAAAGAGGGTTTGGGAAATCTCTGTATTTACATGGGGAAACTGAGATTGACATGATTTCCAATTGTCTTagtcatgtattttattaactttatattctaataCATGATTTAAAGTAGTTCCATCTATATATCTATCAACACAAATTAACCTTCAGGCGCATTCTTTAATTCCTAATAGgaagttgtgtttgttttgaagcaatccGATTAGCTGACACCAGTTTTAGCTTTGTGCTGCACTGCTCCTAATgcgtttttgtttaaaacagcaCTGAGGCGCGGAATTGTGCGCGTTTATGTGAGTGAAAACTTTTCTTAAACTGTTCCCGTTTAAGTATGCACGATAgtatttttttgcaacaaaGTTGCAGggacatttattttgataatgaCCCAGCTAAGTGTGGACAAGGCCAAAGTCTCACTTTAGGCCTTTCATGATTTCATGCCTCTAAAAAATTGATCTTGAATtacttttgaacattttgtggGTTTATTACAACAGTGACATTTCAGTGCAAGATAATTTTttgaagatgtttaaaaaaaaaaaaaaaaaaagcccatatGGATTCTAAAGCCTGCCTTTAAATTATTATCCTGACTTCAGAGATATTAAGTTGGCAGATtaatgtgtttgaaaaaaagagTTGCTAAGGCCTTGAAATGAGGCTTCACTGCTGTCTGAACTTGACTTCATTTCTCCTTTGTTAACTTCCCAAACCGGGTGCTGAACTAAGCTTTATTAAACGACGCTGCATATTTGTGGGAACTTGTTTAATAAGCTGCATTCGTGAGGCTAGAAGTGATTAAGCCTGTGAAATATCCCCGGGCGACAAATTAATGACATCATGTGTCCCCTTTGAGCATGTCAGGAACAAAGAGGTGTAGCAGAAGGTATCAAGGCGTTAccagtcactttttttttttttttactccttgcACAAAGATTGCTTCAGTTAAGTATTTTGTCGGTAATTTCCCTCCATTAAAATATGCACAACATCCTTCACTGGAGCTGGCACAACATGCAAACTATTGTACTAAGGAGTTATTATGAACCTTATTATGAACCATTAACGTGATGCTGGTTAGCCTTGTCAGTTATATATAATTATGCTGCAACTTTGTCCTGCGGAGAGAATGATTACAGACTTAGAGGCTGAAACAAATTGATTAggcaataaattcacatttattgatattttacaGATTAGGTTGTAGTATTTTATACCTAAAGTCCATTTGCAAGTATGGGTTTTTGCTAAACAATTTGAGAAGTTTGCAGCTCGTTTCTTTCTTTCAGCTTCCTCTCTGAGGTCTCAGGACTGTCCCTACAGAGGGGCAGAGCTCTCCTGTCTGGACGCCCGCTGGCTCCACGACTTCCCCCACAGAACCTGCTGCCAGTGTCACCTGGACTCCAGACACCACTGTGGTGCGTTTAGGTTCAGTTGATGAAGTCTGTAAGAAATCCAGTGATTGCTTTGTTAACTTTGTTGGCGAGCAATTCATGAAAAGATGAATGGTGCAGATGACTGTCCTGAAATTTAtgttgtatttgtgtgtgtgtgtgtgtgtgtgctgtgtaGGTCCAGTACACCTGAACCCCTCTCTGTGCTGTGATGAGAGCTGCAGTTTGGGCCGCAGCCAGGATGTCAGTCCTTTCCAGTCACAGATGAGCCTCAGTGATGAGTAAGTAACATTTGTGCTCAAGTACGAACTTGCAGAGTGTTAATCTATATACATTGTGATTCAATTATCACACTTAGCTGtaatagaaatcatttttctgCAGGGTGAATAACTTACCAGCAGGTGTATGATAGTAGAGACAATGAACCCGCGTGATATCCTGTTGTTGGAGAGAAAATGTGCAGAAGAGGTTACAATTAGCCTAATAATACACTGACTGGGTCAGAGAGagataataaatcaataattttattgatttacaaAATCTAGACTCATTATTTGTGTTAAGAGGTTACAGGTAGTTTGCCAGATGATTCCCCCAAACACTGAATTTCAACCATATCATCCTGTGAAACACGGTGGTTTAGGTATGATGCTATGGGGATGTTGCTCATTTCTATGAGCAACATCCCAGAGGCCATGAATCAGTTTGAATACCGATACATTAAAATTGTGAAAAGGTGAACATGCTGCCTTGTAGGATGATTTAAGATTTACTGTTTTTGAGGCAAAACCAAGAAATGTCGAAGTAATCTACAATTGAGTAGATTACCTGcagaatgtaaaatgtttttaatgaacaaGAAGATATTTGCCACTTACTTGGTAAATCCAGCTAAACACTAAACAAGTATTTTAAAGGTTCCATGCAAATAATAGCTGAATAAAAGGGGATTTGTACATTTGTTAGAGATTCACTATTCCGTGTTTCTGGGCTAATTTCTTATCTCCAGCTTTATAAATCCTAAATTGGCATTTTAAGTTGTTTAACATCCAATATCAATCAATATATAAACATCAATATTATAATTATTAGAATCAGTAACCGTAAATAATGGCagctttgctttaaaatgttcagcCTGTTTGacatacaacaaatatttcaatgtaGAAAATTTAATTATCATATGAGTAGCTTCAAGATGTTTTTGTGCTGACAGGATTGAGATTGGATTTTAGAAATGCCAGTCAAGGATCAGGACAAGTCGAACTGAAAACTGGTAAAAGCCAGTCACCAAGCTGATTACTTAATGTCACGCTAATATTATCACTGTAGATAAAACATTGgattagaattttaaaaagacacagcTAAACAAGGTTTTAATCTAATCCATTGTGATTCAAATTTGCATAAGTCTCTTCATGGTTGACGTCTTTCTAGAGGCAGAGTTGTTTTCTATAAGCTCGGCTTTTGTTAAGACCTGCAGGTAGGGCATCAACCAGCTTAACACTGAACTGCTCCACTTTTCATCTTACTGCCTTTATTATCAAGCTGCTGTAGGCAAAAAAAGAGTTCATCTGTTTGAAGGTCTGCCAACAGGAAAAAGCAAAAGGGTGTCTCCACCAGGATATGTTCACGTTACACaccgttttgtttttctttccacagaAATAGACACCTACATGAAGAAGATACTCCAATGTGGCTGGAAGGCCACACAGAGCCTGAGTGTGTGGGAGAGGACGAAATGACAGGAAGTGTTGAGTCTCCTGAATACTTGGAGCTTCCTCTCTGTGGAGTCGACCCAGCAGGAGGAAGtgaggagggaggagaggaaggggACGGATTGAGGGAGTATTCATGTGAAAGGAGGAGAGAGGACTGCAGTGACACTGTGACTGATGCACTTCTTCCTAAACAGCAAGGGCAAACGCAGGAAGGTGAGCGgccatgtttctctgtatttatttcacttaaaaaacgttttttttttttgggggggggggttatgaTGTGGTTgtgtataaataaattaacatttactCCTACCTTTGGCTAAAAGGTTTTTcttaatataagaaaaaaatactgtccTCCTACCTGTGTGCATGCCATGACACTCAACAtccaaactaaaacattttaactcttAATAAATAGTAATGAAAAATGTTCTGAGATTAGTGCTAAATGTACAATACAAAGGTGGGAAAagaagttttaaagtttttcagacCGGATTCCATTCTGCCAATCCGGTCTGATGCTGTGCCATGTAGGATATATAGATGTTAGTAGGAGTTGTGATATAATAAAAGTGGGTTTATtgttatttgaaacatttttttaatatctgctgAAATTGCAGATCTGAACAAGTTTAGGTCAATAGCTTTATTATTAGAACTTTACACGTCTGCCTGAACTGGAACGACACGTTCTTGTGCGAGTCCCATTTTCAAGAATTGCTATAAAAAAACAGATCTCTGTGTATATTAAT
Above is a window of Xiphophorus hellerii strain 12219 chromosome 18, Xiphophorus_hellerii-4.1, whole genome shotgun sequence DNA encoding:
- the LOC116707852 gene encoding tumor necrosis factor receptor superfamily member 19-like; the protein is MFWRLPHSLSLLLTAHIIFSALIGVGAMEESRECREQQYKDRFGNCKPCKQCDAGQELSKECGFGYGEDARCVPCRSSRFKEDRSLQKCKPCLDCGLINRFQKGNCSTTSNAVCGDCLPGFYRKTKLSGFQDMECIPCGDPPPPYEPNCSGRVNLVPLPSVVTSPRDVALAAVICSALATVLLALLVLCVIYCKRQLLEKKPSASSLRSQDCPYRGAELSCLDARWLHDFPHRTCCQCHLDSRHHCGPVHLNPSLCCDESCSLGRSQDVSPFQSQMSLSDENRHLHEEDTPMWLEGHTEPECVGEDEMTGSVESPEYLELPLCGVDPAGGSEEGGEEGDGLREYSCERRREDCSDTVTDALLPKQQGQTQEG